A stretch of Myceligenerans xiligouense DNA encodes these proteins:
- the coxB gene encoding cytochrome c oxidase subunit II, whose amino-acid sequence MHSKPSTRTRRAALRASALAVAVAGLATGCASETVQRGYLPGYEDGEVTNQTADITQLWVGSWAAALVVGVITWGLMLWCIAAYRKRRDDHRLPVQTRYHMPLEIMYTVVPTLMVLALFWHTDRVMTTITEPEAEPEVHIGVVGKQWSWDFNYLDEGVYEYGEHEPDPGGVTEDKLVDGEPGTDVDVPTLYLPVGRTVEFQLDSRDVIHSFWIPAFLYKEDTIPHHTNYYQVTPTREGTYAGKCAELCGEFHSGMLFNVKVVSQEEFDAHMDELRAAGQEGELGLDLVREQGPVNAEEAEH is encoded by the coding sequence TTGCACTCGAAGCCCTCGACCCGCACCAGGCGGGCCGCTCTGCGTGCGTCGGCACTCGCCGTCGCCGTCGCGGGGCTGGCCACCGGTTGCGCCAGTGAAACCGTTCAGCGCGGTTATCTCCCCGGCTATGAAGACGGGGAGGTGACGAACCAGACTGCCGACATCACCCAGCTGTGGGTGGGCTCGTGGGCAGCCGCCCTTGTGGTGGGCGTGATCACGTGGGGCTTGATGCTGTGGTGCATCGCCGCCTACCGCAAGCGCCGGGACGATCACCGCCTGCCCGTGCAGACCCGGTACCACATGCCGCTCGAGATCATGTACACCGTGGTACCGACCCTGATGGTCCTCGCCCTGTTCTGGCACACCGACCGTGTCATGACGACGATCACCGAGCCCGAGGCCGAGCCCGAGGTACACATCGGCGTCGTCGGCAAGCAGTGGAGCTGGGACTTCAACTACCTGGACGAGGGCGTCTACGAGTACGGCGAGCACGAGCCCGACCCGGGCGGCGTGACCGAGGACAAGCTGGTCGACGGCGAGCCGGGCACCGATGTCGACGTGCCCACCCTCTACCTGCCCGTGGGCAGGACGGTCGAGTTCCAGCTCGACTCGCGGGACGTGATCCACTCGTTCTGGATCCCCGCGTTCCTCTACAAGGAGGACACGATCCCGCACCACACCAACTACTACCAGGTGACCCCGACGCGCGAGGGAACGTACGCCGGCAAGTGCGCCGAGCTCTGCGGCGAGTTCCACTCGGGCATGCTCTTCAACGTCAAGGTCGTCTCCCAGGAGGAGTTCGACGCGCACATGGACGAGCTGCGCGCCGCGGGCCAGGAGGGCGAGCTCGGGCTCGACCTCGTCCGCGAGCAGGGTCCCGTCAACGCCGAGGAGGCTGAGCACTGA
- a CDS encoding cytochrome c oxidase subunit 4: protein MKIETRLFIAGAPLFLLAAAVYAIWTYNTPQGWEPVGTLCILLVGAMVFMVGFYLMLTAKRIDERPEDSPTAEIADGAGDQGVYAPWSWWPLAIAGSSALTFLAMAAGWWILGIAIPLGIIALVGWVFEFSRGQHAH from the coding sequence GTGAAGATCGAGACCAGGCTGTTCATCGCCGGTGCGCCGCTGTTCCTCCTGGCCGCCGCCGTGTACGCGATCTGGACGTACAACACGCCCCAGGGCTGGGAGCCCGTCGGCACGCTGTGCATCCTCCTCGTGGGCGCGATGGTCTTCATGGTCGGCTTCTACCTGATGCTGACCGCGAAGCGCATCGACGAGCGCCCGGAGGACTCGCCGACCGCCGAGATCGCCGACGGCGCCGGCGACCAGGGCGTTTACGCCCCGTGGAGCTGGTGGCCGCTGGCCATCGCGGGTTCGTCCGCACTGACCTTCCTCGCGATGGCCGCGGGCTGGTGGATCCTGGGGATCGCGATCCCGCTGGGCATCATCGCGCTGGTGGGCTGGGTGTTCGAGTTCTCCCGGGGCCAGCACGCGCACTGA
- a CDS encoding sulfurtransferase TusA family protein: MSAAAGAAETVDARGLRCPLPVIRLAARAKELAAGTEVAVLSTDPAARYDVPAWARMRGHETVAVTESDGVWTLTVRLRRSDT, translated from the coding sequence GTGAGCGCGGCGGCAGGGGCGGCCGAGACCGTCGACGCGCGCGGCCTGCGCTGCCCGCTGCCGGTGATCCGGCTGGCCGCGCGGGCGAAGGAACTCGCTGCCGGGACGGAGGTCGCCGTGCTCTCGACGGACCCCGCCGCGCGGTACGACGTGCCGGCCTGGGCGCGGATGCGGGGCCACGAGACGGTTGCCGTGACCGAGTCCGACGGCGTGTGGACGCTCACGGTGCGGTTGCGACGTTCTGACACGTGA
- the trpD gene encoding anthranilate phosphoribosyltransferase, whose translation MASLLASLMAGEDLGKERAAWAMDQVMTGEVSPVQLAGFLVALRVKGETVDELGGLVESMLAHATRIDVPGPTVDLVGTGGDRAHTVNISTMAAVVLAGCGIRVVKHGNRAATSSSGAADVLEQLGIRLDHTPERVARIAQEAGITFCFAMVFHPSMRHAGVARKELGVPTAFNFLGPLTNPAQPSATAVGCADARMAPLMAGVFAERGTNALVFRGDEGLDELAATAGTTIWEVRGGEVREQRLDAAADLGMTRIKVEDLRGADAAYNAEVARRVFSGEDQGPVRETVLLNAAAALVADATLEGTASGSLTDRLTAGLTHAARAIDSGATQRALDRWVEAAR comes from the coding sequence ATGGCGAGCCTGCTGGCCTCCCTGATGGCCGGCGAGGACCTGGGCAAGGAACGCGCGGCCTGGGCGATGGATCAGGTGATGACCGGCGAGGTCTCCCCCGTGCAGCTGGCCGGGTTCCTCGTGGCGCTGCGGGTGAAGGGCGAGACCGTCGACGAGCTCGGCGGTCTCGTGGAGTCCATGCTCGCGCACGCCACCCGCATCGACGTCCCTGGGCCCACGGTCGATCTCGTGGGCACGGGCGGCGACCGGGCGCACACGGTGAACATCTCGACGATGGCGGCCGTGGTGCTCGCCGGATGCGGGATCCGCGTGGTGAAGCACGGCAACCGGGCGGCGACGTCGTCGTCGGGTGCGGCGGACGTGCTGGAACAGCTCGGCATCCGGCTGGACCACACCCCGGAGCGGGTGGCGCGGATCGCTCAGGAGGCGGGCATCACGTTCTGCTTCGCGATGGTGTTCCACCCGTCGATGCGGCACGCCGGCGTCGCCCGCAAGGAACTCGGCGTCCCCACGGCGTTCAACTTCCTGGGGCCGCTGACGAACCCGGCCCAGCCGAGTGCGACGGCGGTCGGCTGTGCGGACGCGCGCATGGCGCCGCTGATGGCCGGCGTTTTTGCCGAGCGCGGCACGAATGCCCTGGTGTTCCGCGGGGACGAGGGCCTGGACGAGCTCGCCGCCACGGCCGGCACCACGATCTGGGAGGTTCGCGGCGGAGAGGTCCGGGAACAGCGTCTGGACGCCGCGGCGGACCTGGGGATGACCCGGATCAAGGTGGAGGACCTGCGCGGGGCGGACGCCGCCTACAACGCGGAGGTCGCCCGCCGGGTGTTCTCGGGCGAGGACCAGGGCCCGGTCCGCGAGACCGTCCTGCTCAACGCGGCCGCGGCCCTGGTGGCTGACGCAACCCTGGAGGGTACGGCGTCGGGCTCCCTGACGGACCGCCTGACGGCGGGCCTGACCCACGCGGCCCGCGCGATCGACTCGGGCGCCACCCAGCGGGCCCTCGACCGCTGGGTCGAGGCGGCCAGGTAG
- the ctaD gene encoding cytochrome c oxidase subunit I, whose protein sequence is MATATHADVVPGLREDRQSFGKVVISWVTSTDHKTIGYMYLITSFLFFCIGGLMALVIRAELYEPGIQLVQSKEQYNQLFTMHGTIMLLLFATPLFAGFANVIMPLQIGAPDVAFPRLNMFAYWLFLFGGLIASAGFFTPQGAASFGWFAYAPLSSTTFSPGLGGDLWVFGLALGGFGTILGAVNFITTIITMRAPGMTMFRMPIFTWNTLVTSLLVLMAFPPLAAALFALGADRRLGAQVFNPENGGALLWQHLFWFFGHPEVYIIALPFFGIVSEILPVFSRKPIFGYVGLVYATIAIAALSVTVWAHHMYVTGAVLLPFFAFMTMLIAVPTGVKFFNWIGTMWRGKLTFETPMLWSIGFLVTFLFGGLTGIILSSPALDFSLSDSYFVVAHFHYVVFGTVVFAMFAGFYFWWPKMTGKMLSERLGKLHFWLLFVGFHMTFLIQHWLGVWGMPRRYADYMPEEGFTIANQVSTIGAFILAASTLPFLWNVYTTARNAPKVAVDDPWGYGRSLEWATACPVPRHNFTSLPRIRSESPAFDLHHPEVAAMEHPEYHRHLLMNIYGEADRRGQDVQGQERMMSGSGQPEQSTTVIVEDRDEEDGK, encoded by the coding sequence ATGGCCACCGCAACCCATGCGGACGTGGTCCCCGGTCTGCGCGAGGACCGGCAGTCCTTCGGCAAGGTCGTGATCAGCTGGGTCACGTCCACCGACCACAAGACGATCGGGTACATGTACCTGATCACGTCGTTCCTGTTCTTCTGCATCGGCGGCCTGATGGCACTCGTCATCCGCGCCGAGCTGTACGAACCGGGAATCCAGCTGGTGCAGAGCAAGGAGCAGTACAACCAGCTCTTCACCATGCACGGCACGATCATGCTGCTGCTGTTCGCCACCCCGCTGTTCGCGGGCTTCGCGAACGTCATCATGCCGCTGCAGATCGGCGCGCCCGACGTCGCGTTCCCGCGCCTGAACATGTTCGCCTACTGGCTGTTCCTGTTCGGTGGCCTCATCGCCTCGGCCGGGTTCTTCACGCCGCAGGGCGCCGCCTCGTTCGGCTGGTTCGCCTACGCGCCGTTGTCGTCCACCACGTTCAGTCCGGGGCTCGGTGGAGACTTGTGGGTCTTCGGCCTCGCGCTCGGTGGTTTCGGCACCATCCTCGGTGCGGTCAACTTCATCACCACGATCATCACGATGCGCGCGCCGGGCATGACGATGTTCCGGATGCCGATCTTCACGTGGAACACCCTGGTCACCAGCCTCCTGGTGCTGATGGCGTTCCCGCCGCTGGCCGCCGCACTGTTCGCGCTCGGCGCCGACCGACGGCTCGGGGCGCAGGTCTTCAACCCGGAGAACGGTGGCGCGCTGCTGTGGCAGCACCTGTTCTGGTTCTTCGGGCACCCCGAGGTGTACATCATCGCCCTGCCGTTCTTCGGCATCGTCTCGGAGATCCTCCCGGTCTTCTCCCGCAAGCCGATCTTCGGCTACGTCGGCCTGGTCTACGCGACCATCGCCATCGCCGCGCTGTCCGTGACGGTGTGGGCGCACCACATGTACGTGACCGGTGCCGTCCTGCTGCCGTTCTTCGCGTTCATGACGATGCTCATCGCGGTACCGACGGGCGTGAAGTTCTTCAACTGGATCGGCACGATGTGGCGAGGGAAACTCACCTTCGAGACACCGATGCTGTGGAGCATCGGGTTCCTCGTGACGTTCCTCTTCGGCGGCCTGACGGGCATTATCCTGTCGAGCCCGGCCCTCGACTTCTCGCTGTCGGACTCCTACTTCGTGGTGGCGCACTTCCACTACGTGGTGTTCGGCACGGTGGTCTTCGCGATGTTCGCGGGCTTCTACTTCTGGTGGCCCAAGATGACCGGCAAGATGCTGTCGGAGCGTCTCGGGAAGCTGCACTTCTGGTTGCTGTTCGTCGGCTTCCACATGACCTTCCTCATCCAGCACTGGCTGGGTGTGTGGGGCATGCCTCGCCGGTACGCGGACTACATGCCGGAGGAGGGCTTCACGATCGCCAACCAGGTGTCCACGATCGGTGCGTTCATCCTGGCGGCCTCGACGCTGCCGTTCCTGTGGAACGTGTACACCACGGCGCGCAACGCGCCGAAGGTGGCCGTCGACGACCCGTGGGGCTACGGCCGCTCGCTGGAGTGGGCCACGGCCTGCCCGGTGCCGCGCCACAACTTCACGTCGCTTCCCCGGATCCGCAGCGAGTCGCCGGCGTTCGACCTGCACCACCCGGAGGTCGCGGCGATGGAGCACCCGGAGTACCACCGCCATCTGCTCATGAACATCTACGGTGAGGCGGACCGCCGCGGCCAGGACGTCCAGGGGCAGGAGCGCATGATGTCCGGATCGGGCCAACCTGAGCAGAGCACGACGGTCATCGTCGAGGACCGCGACGAGGAGGACGGCAAGTGA